The segment TCCCGCCGCTTCGGTGAGGTGCTCGTGCACGACGGCGCGCCCACCGGCGAACGGGAGCTGGAGGGCCGTACCGTGCCGGTCTTCGACGAGATCGCGATCTTCGAGGCGTCGTCGACGGTGACGCTGTCGGTGCTGGTCACCGCGGCGACGCCGGACGATCTGGCGCAGTTGCAGACCGGGTTCGCCCGGCGCGGGCTGGGTGTGGAGGTGCTCGCCGCCCGGCTCGACCTGTGCGCCTGCTGCAGCGGCGGGAGAGTGCTGCAGCAGGCGGGCGGGTTCGCCGGCGAGCAGCGGCTGCTGCTGGGCGCCGGGATGCAGCAGGCCCGGGACCTGCTCGACGCGTGGGCCGAGCAACAGCCCGGCGGGCGCGCGTGGGCCAACCTGCATCCGGCGGTCAGTTCCAGCGGATGACCTCGCCGGCGAGCGGGCCGAACAGGCGGCGCGGGGTGCCGCCGGCCACCGGCACCGCGTAGAAGCCGTCGCCGCGGCGGGCGATCAGTTGCCGGCCGTCGGGGGAGACCAGCACGTCGGTGAACGGCTTGCCCTTGACGGCGCCGATCCTGCGGATGGTCGCGTCGGTGCGCTGCGGGTCGGCGGTCAGCGCCACCAGTTCGGCCCGTTCGCCCTGGCCGCGGCAGGCGAGGGTGAAGGCGGCGATCTGTGGGCCGTGGCAGGAGTAGAGCAGGGCGCTGACCCCGTCGCCGTCGTCGTCGGGAGCGATCACGTCGGCGTCGACGAGTTCCCGGGCGCTGCGGTGCACGGTCACGTCGCGGGCCGCGGGCACCGAGGGGATCGCGACGTGTTCGGCGCTCGCCGGATCCCCGGTCGAGTCGGTGAACTGCGACGGAAAGCCGGGCAGGTCGCCGGTGACCCGGCCGGGGTCGGCCGGGTCGACGCCGACCGTCTTGCGCATCGCCCCGTCGCCGCCGTCGAGTTCGACGCCGAGCCGGCCGCTGCCGGGCACGAACGCGGCGTTGACCAGGGCCAGCCCGTCCCCGCCGAGGGCGGCCGGGTTGAGCGTGCCGGACGGCCGATAGCCGTCGCCGTCCAGGGTATACACGGTGAGCAGCCCGGCGTCCCGGTCGACTGTCGCGGCGTACCGGAAATCCGGGCTGTAGGTGACCTGGCGGCCGGCCGGACGCTCCAGCGTTCGCAGCACCGTGCCGGTCTTCGCGTCGTGCACGCGCAGCGTGTCGCCGTCGACGGCGATCAGCCCGGACGGCAGCGCGGGGCCCGGTGTCGTGGGCGGCTGGTTCCAGGTGGCCGCACTGTCGCCGCCGGTGCAGCCGGCCAGCAGAAACAGCAGCGTGCACGCGGCGGAGGACTTCTTCACCGGCCGGAGTCTATCGATCAACGACGAAGCGGGGGTGGCACGGCGACGATCGCCGTGCCACCCCCGCGGGTGAACCGGGAACTCAGTAGCGGAACCGCGACACCAGGGTGCGCAGCTCACCGGTGACCTCGGCAAGTTCGCCGACCGCCCGCTCCGACTGGTTGACCAGGTCGGTGGTGGTCCGCGCGACGGACGCGACGCTGCCGATGTTCGCGGCGATCTGGCCGGAGCCGCCGGCCGCCTCCGAGACACTGCGGTTGATCTCGTTGGTGGTGGCGGTCTGCTCCTCCACCGCCGACGCGATCTTCGTCTGGTACGTGTTGATCTGCTCGATCACCTCGGACACCTCCTGGATCGCCGAGACCGCGCCGTCGGTGTCGGCCTGGATGGCCTGCACCCGGCGGGCGATGTCCTCGGTGGCCCGGGCGGTCTCCTGCGCCAGGTCCTTGACCTCGCCGGCGACCACCGCGAAGCCCTTGCCGGACTCCCCGGCGCGGGCCGCCTCGATGGTGGCGTTGAGCGCGAGCAGGTTGGTCTGCTCGGCGATGCTGGTGATCGTCTTGACCACGTCGCCGATCTCGCGGCTGGACGCGCCGAGCCGCGACACCGAGGCGGTGGTGGTCTGCACCGCGGTGACCGCCCGGCCGGCCACGCTGGCGGCCTCGTTGGCGCTGGTGGAGATCTGCCGGATGGACGCGCCCATCTCCTGCGAGCCGGTGGCGACGGTGTGCACGTTGCGCGACACCTCGTCGGCCGACGCGGCGACCAGGTCGGCCTGCTCGGACGACTGCTGGGCGCCGTCGGCGAGCTGCGCGGTGAGCCGGCTCATCCGCTCGCTGGCGTCGCCGAGGGTTTCGGCGCCGGCGGCGAGGCGGCTCATCGCCGAGCCGATCGACTCCAGGGCGGTGTTGACCGAGCGGCTCATCTGCCCGACCTCGTCGGCGGACGCGGCGTCCAGGCGGCGGGTCAAGTCACCGTCGGCGACCGCGGACATCACCGTGACCGCCTCGCCAAGCGGGCGGGTGATGCTGCGGGTGACCTGCCAGGCCACGG is part of the Actinoplanes sp. NBC_00393 genome and harbors:
- a CDS encoding methyl-accepting chemotaxis protein; amino-acid sequence: MKNLTIGRRLGTGFLVVVLAMVALVVAGVSQVNKINDELTVINDVNAVKQRYAINFRGSVHDRAIAIRDLVYAGNPSGIDAEKALIDELAAKYADSETKMNAIFADPSKVNDAEKAALAGIAEVQAATNPLVAQIIELREAGQRSKAIALLNDEAKPAFIEWLRVINVFIDMEEAMNKAETATARDIADNFLTWMGLLLLAAIGIAVAVAWQVTRSITRPLGEAVTVMSAVADGDLTRRLDAASADEVGQMSRSVNTALESIGSAMSRLAAGAETLGDASERMSRLTAQLADGAQQSSEQADLVAASADEVSRNVHTVATGSQEMGASIRQISTSANEAASVAGRAVTAVQTTTASVSRLGASSREIGDVVKTITSIAEQTNLLALNATIEAARAGESGKGFAVVAGEVKDLAQETARATEDIARRVQAIQADTDGAVSAIQEVSEVIEQINTYQTKIASAVEEQTATTNEINRSVSEAAGGSGQIAANIGSVASVARTTTDLVNQSERAVGELAEVTGELRTLVSRFRY